The following proteins are co-located in the Desulforegula conservatrix Mb1Pa genome:
- a CDS encoding FmdB family zinc ribbon protein, whose amino-acid sequence MPIYEYQCEKCGMSVEVLQKISDKPLEVCEKCAGKMGRIISQSSFHLKGGGWYVTDYAGSSRPGTSVPPSSIGSDSSSGSSS is encoded by the coding sequence ATGCCGATATATGAATATCAGTGCGAAAAATGCGGCATGAGTGTAGAAGTTCTGCAGAAGATAAGCGACAAGCCGCTTGAAGTCTGTGAGAAATGTGCCGGGAAAATGGGCAGGATTATTTCCCAAAGCTCATTCCATCTCAAGGGTGGCGGATGGTATGTAACAGACTACGCAGGATCTTCACGTCCAGGTACCTCTGTTCCTCCATCTTCCATTGGCTCGGACTCTTCTTCCGGGTCATCATCTTAA
- the groES gene encoding co-chaperone GroES — MKIRPLHDRIVVQRTAEATTTKGGIIIPDTAKEKPAEGKVIAVGNGRIADDGKVVPMELKVGDRILFSKYGGHEVKIDGDEFLIMSQDDVYGVIED; from the coding sequence ATGAAAATCAGACCTTTGCATGATCGTATTGTTGTCCAAAGGACCGCAGAAGCCACAACAACCAAGGGTGGTATTATAATTCCTGACACTGCCAAGGAGAAGCCGGCAGAAGGTAAGGTAATAGCGGTTGGCAACGGCCGTATTGCAGATGATGGCAAGGTTGTTCCAATGGAGCTCAAAGTTGGTGACCGTATTCTTTTCAGTAAATACGGCGGTCATGAAGTAAAAATTGACGGTGATGAATTTCTTATCATGAGCCAGGATGACGTTTACGGCGTGATTGAAGATTAA
- the groL gene encoding chaperonin GroEL (60 kDa chaperone family; promotes refolding of misfolded polypeptides especially under stressful conditions; forms two stacked rings of heptamers to form a barrel-shaped 14mer; ends can be capped by GroES; misfolded proteins enter the barrel where they are refolded when GroES binds), with translation MAAKIIKYGADARVAMLKGVQTLADAVVVTLGPKGRNVVIEKSWGSPTVTKDGVTVAKEIELEDKFENMGAQMVKEVASKTSDMAGDGTTTATVLARAIYEEGQKLVVAGNNPMSIKRGIDRAVETVVKELAKMSKPTKDQREIAQVGTISANSDETIGNIIAEAMSKVGKEGVITVEEAKSMETTLEVVEGMQFDRGYLSPYFVTDSEKMVVSLENPFILLCEKKVSSMKDLLPVLEQVAKMGRPLLIVAEDVDGEALATLVVNKLRGVLNVAAVKAPGFGDRRKAMLEDIAVLTGGQVVSEDMGIKLDNITLEDLGRAKTVTIDKDNTTIVDGAGARAALEARVKQIRAQVEETSSDYDREKLQERLAKLIGGVAVINVGAATETEMKEKKARVEDALNATRAAVEEGIVPGGGVALVRCLSVLGQLKEATEGEERLGVQVVIRAIEEPLRQIANNAGVEGSVVIDKVKNSEGSFGYNAACDKYEDLIAAGVIDPTKVVRFAIQNAASVASLMLTTEAMISEKVDDKAPMGHPGAGMGGMGGMM, from the coding sequence ATGGCTGCAAAGATTATCAAATACGGTGCAGATGCCAGAGTGGCTATGCTTAAAGGTGTTCAGACCCTTGCTGATGCTGTTGTTGTTACACTTGGCCCAAAAGGTCGTAATGTTGTTATTGAAAAATCCTGGGGTTCCCCGACCGTAACAAAAGATGGCGTTACCGTTGCCAAGGAAATAGAGCTTGAAGACAAGTTTGAGAATATGGGCGCTCAAATGGTAAAAGAAGTTGCCAGCAAAACCAGCGATATGGCTGGTGACGGCACAACCACTGCAACTGTTCTTGCAAGAGCAATATATGAAGAAGGTCAGAAGCTTGTTGTGGCGGGAAATAACCCGATGTCCATCAAGCGCGGCATTGATAGGGCTGTTGAGACCGTTGTAAAAGAACTTGCCAAGATGAGCAAGCCTACCAAAGATCAGCGTGAAATTGCCCAGGTTGGTACCATCTCTGCAAACAGTGATGAAACCATTGGGAACATCATTGCGGAAGCCATGAGCAAAGTCGGCAAAGAAGGCGTAATCACCGTTGAAGAAGCTAAATCAATGGAAACCACACTTGAAGTTGTTGAAGGTATGCAGTTCGATCGTGGTTACCTTTCGCCTTATTTTGTAACTGACTCTGAAAAAATGGTGGTTTCCCTTGAAAATCCTTTTATCCTTCTTTGTGAAAAGAAGGTCAGCAGCATGAAGGATCTTCTTCCTGTTCTTGAGCAGGTAGCAAAAATGGGCAGACCTCTTCTTATAGTTGCTGAAGATGTTGACGGTGAAGCACTTGCAACCCTCGTTGTAAACAAGCTCCGCGGCGTTCTTAATGTTGCGGCTGTTAAGGCTCCTGGTTTTGGTGACAGAAGAAAGGCAATGCTTGAAGATATTGCAGTTCTCACCGGTGGTCAGGTTGTTTCAGAAGATATGGGCATCAAGCTTGACAATATCACTCTTGAAGATCTCGGCCGTGCAAAAACCGTTACAATCGACAAAGACAACACAACGATTGTGGATGGCGCAGGCGCTCGCGCTGCTCTTGAAGCAAGAGTAAAGCAGATTCGCGCCCAGGTTGAGGAAACATCTTCTGATTATGATCGTGAAAAACTTCAGGAAAGACTTGCAAAGCTCATTGGCGGCGTAGCTGTTATCAATGTTGGTGCTGCGACTGAAACTGAAATGAAAGAAAAGAAAGCACGAGTTGAAGATGCTCTTAACGCTACCCGCGCAGCTGTGGAAGAAGGCATAGTTCCTGGAGGCGGTGTGGCTCTTGTTCGTTGCCTTTCCGTTCTTGGACAGCTTAAGGAAGCAACTGAAGGCGAAGAAAGACTTGGCGTTCAGGTTGTTATCCGTGCGATTGAAGAACCTCTCCGTCAGATTGCAAATAATGCCGGAGTAGAAGGATCTGTTGTAATTGACAAGGTTAAGAACTCAGAAGGCTCTTTCGGATATAATGCGGCTTGTGACAAGTATGAAGATCTTATCGCTGCAGGCGTAATTGATCCTACAAAAGTTGTTCGTTTTGCAATCCAGAATGCTGCAAGCGTTGCTTCACTGATGCTTACAACCGAAGCTATGATCTCTGAGAAAGTAGATGATAAGGCGCCTATGGGGCATCCAGGCGCTGGCATGGGCGGTATGGGCGGCATGATGTAA
- the tolQ gene encoding protein TolQ produces MGAPQSLNFLEIIMGSGLVVQMVLMILVFFSLTSWTIIFMKFRMIKRAYHESVEFNETFWKSRNLAEAYAMAKRLNYSPVARVFKVGYLEIKKISQGAISDKKEVGESGLYIDDSGMDAITRSLRRASTSEITRLNQFVAFLATAGNTAPFIGLFGTVWGIMNSFHNIGLTGSASLAAVAPGISEALIATAVGLGVAIPSVIGFNFFNQKIRVISSEMENFSADFLNIIEHDIMRRRK; encoded by the coding sequence ATGGGAGCTCCACAAAGTTTAAATTTTCTTGAAATCATAATGGGTTCAGGACTTGTTGTTCAGATGGTCCTTATGATCCTTGTATTTTTTTCTCTGACATCCTGGACAATCATATTCATGAAGTTCAGGATGATAAAAAGAGCTTATCATGAGTCAGTAGAATTCAACGAAACCTTTTGGAAGAGCCGAAATCTTGCAGAAGCATATGCAATGGCAAAACGGCTTAACTATAGTCCTGTTGCCAGGGTTTTCAAGGTCGGTTACCTGGAAATAAAAAAAATAAGCCAGGGTGCGATCAGTGACAAGAAGGAGGTCGGTGAATCTGGCTTATACATAGATGACAGCGGTATGGATGCCATTACCCGTTCACTCAGAAGAGCCAGTACATCAGAGATAACCCGACTGAATCAGTTTGTTGCTTTCCTTGCTACGGCAGGCAATACCGCCCCTTTCATAGGCCTTTTCGGGACAGTATGGGGGATCATGAATTCCTTCCACAATATAGGCCTCACCGGATCAGCGTCTCTTGCAGCTGTCGCCCCAGGTATTTCTGAAGCTTTGATTGCAACGGCTGTTGGTCTTGGTGTTGCCATTCCATCTGTTATAGGCTTTAACTTTTTTAACCAGAAGATTCGTGTAATAAGCTCTGAAATGGAAAACTTTTCAGCGGATTTCCTTAATATCATAGAACACGACATAATGAGGAGAAGGAAGTAG
- the tolR gene encoding protein TolR, with translation MGFSANSGDDNLMSEINVTPFVDVMLVLLIIFMVTAPMMAQGINVALPQATAEALPSDNTEIIVSLDKDGKVFINETQVAIELLQKNIKDAVAAKPDKKVYLNADKRVPYGDVVKVMAEVKAAGIEKLGMVTQPEEDKKSN, from the coding sequence ATGGGCTTCAGCGCAAACAGCGGTGATGACAATCTTATGTCTGAAATAAACGTCACTCCATTTGTTGACGTTATGCTGGTTCTACTTATTATTTTCATGGTTACGGCTCCAATGATGGCCCAAGGCATAAATGTCGCTCTTCCCCAGGCCACGGCCGAGGCTCTGCCGTCTGACAACACCGAAATAATTGTCTCACTGGACAAGGATGGGAAGGTCTTTATCAATGAAACCCAGGTGGCTATTGAGCTTCTTCAGAAGAATATCAAGGATGCTGTAGCTGCCAAACCAGATAAAAAAGTATATCTTAACGCTGATAAGAGGGTGCCTTACGGAGATGTTGTCAAGGTGATGGCTGAAGTAAAAGCCGCGGGCATTGAGAAACTGGGTATGGTTACCCAGCCTGAGGAAGATAAGAAATCCAATTAG
- a CDS encoding TonB C-terminal domain-containing protein has translation MSDRSSMLNDTGDTSQFFVWGFVSVILHAFIVAGMFYLPELNIPEIKQTVITVDLSTMPSLEPPAKKKGALNPKASPNAEKPAAESGAPVEKEAPPPKGDIEKAPPPKPDPEPKKEAPPPPKEPQKPKPEPKVEEKKPKEVPKEDVISTKPKKEEKKEEKKEPEKEKPPEVKEDSKDAKKDAKDDKTPADKEPLDKESKEKDTKGKEPKKDGKVGEKDGSEKSDALARMRKKAALKAAASKAAGVGEGDGGEEGDPRGSEKGSVHGVEGGSEKGGVSASVADFYFYEIARYLGKNWIFADTVSNNKGLEALVILSVLPSGELKEPPLFKKRSGNSYFDDTVYRTIMKTVPFPGFPQGIKQDVMVGEFRFTPDGIK, from the coding sequence ATGTCTGATCGTTCATCAATGCTAAATGATACAGGCGATACATCCCAGTTTTTTGTATGGGGATTCGTGTCTGTTATTCTCCATGCTTTCATAGTAGCAGGTATGTTTTATCTGCCGGAATTAAATATTCCGGAGATTAAACAGACGGTCATTACCGTAGATCTATCCACAATGCCCTCTCTGGAGCCTCCTGCAAAAAAGAAGGGGGCTCTTAACCCAAAGGCTTCTCCAAATGCTGAAAAACCTGCCGCTGAAAGCGGAGCTCCTGTTGAAAAAGAAGCCCCCCCTCCAAAGGGAGATATAGAAAAAGCTCCTCCTCCAAAGCCAGATCCTGAACCTAAAAAAGAGGCTCCACCGCCTCCCAAGGAACCACAAAAACCGAAACCAGAACCAAAGGTAGAGGAAAAGAAGCCAAAAGAGGTTCCCAAGGAAGATGTGATATCCACAAAGCCGAAGAAGGAAGAGAAAAAAGAAGAAAAGAAAGAACCTGAAAAGGAAAAGCCACCTGAGGTTAAGGAGGATAGCAAGGATGCAAAAAAAGACGCAAAAGATGATAAAACACCGGCCGACAAAGAACCTTTAGATAAAGAATCTAAGGAAAAAGATACCAAGGGTAAAGAGCCAAAAAAAGACGGAAAAGTCGGTGAAAAAGACGGCTCTGAAAAATCGGATGCCTTGGCCCGTATGAGAAAAAAAGCGGCTCTTAAGGCGGCGGCAAGCAAGGCCGCTGGCGTCGGCGAAGGTGATGGCGGTGAAGAGGGTGATCCCCGTGGGAGTGAGAAAGGCTCGGTTCACGGAGTCGAAGGCGGTTCGGAAAAGGGTGGTGTTTCAGCAAGCGTTGCAGATTTTTATTTTTATGAGATTGCAAGGTATTTGGGTAAAAATTGGATTTTTGCGGATACTGTTTCTAATAACAAAGGATTGGAGGCTCTGGTTATATTGTCCGTTCTGCCAAGCGGAGAGCTCAAGGAACCACCTTTGTTCAAGAAAAGATCCGGTAATTCCTATTTTGATGATACCGTTTACCGCACTATCATGAAAACAGTACCATTTCCCGGTTTTCCCCAAGGGATAAAGCAGGATGTTATGGTAGGAGAGTTTCGTTTTACTCCAGATGGAATTAAGTGA